TACTAAAGATCTAAGGATAAGGATAAGGGAGATGGCGGCGGACTGGATTGCGAGTGGGATTTCGCCTGAAAAATCTACAATATTTATTCAATCGATGGTTCCTGAGCATGCTGAGCTTCACCTGTTTTTCTCGATGCTCGTTCCTATGCCTTGGCTTGAGCGTAATCCAACGCTTAAAGAAATGGTTAGGGACTTAAATCTACAGAATAAAGTAAATTATGGCCTGATGGGATACCCTATTCTTCAAGCTGCAGATATACTTGCTTATAAAGCTGATGTGGTTCCTGTAGGAGAAGATCAACTCGCCCATATTGAGCTCACAAGGCAAATTGCACGTCGATTTAATTCCATTTATGGGTGCATATTTCCTGAACCAGTTTCTCTGCTTACAGAGTTTCCTAAGGTTCCTGGAATTGATAATCGTAAGATGTCAAAATCCTTAAATAATGCAATTTTAATGGATGAAGATTTTGACTCTATTAAGGTAAAAGTTATGCAAGCATTTACAGATCCTTTAAAAATTCATAAGGAAGATTTTGGTCATCCAGATGGGTGTGTTGTTTTTGCTTATCACAAGCTTGTAAATTCAGAAAGAGTTGATGAGATAAGAAAAGATTGTACGCAAGGGAAACTTGGGTGTGTGAGTTGTAAGGAAGAAGCTGCAGAATTTATGGATAAAGTTCTTAATCTTTACAGAGAGAGGCGTGCCAGTCTAAAAGAGAAAAATTTGGATGAAATTCTTGAGGAAGGTTCAAGGAGAGCAAGGGTAATAGCAAAAAAAACTTTAGAAGAGGTAAGGGAGATAATGAATTTATGGTGAAGGATAAGTCCCACAAGGTGGGATTTACATTTTACCTAATAGGGAGGAGGAACCATGCATTTTAACTTCGCAGATGTAGTTAGGGCACCACGACTTGGTTTTTCTGCTAAAAAGATATGGGTTGGCTTTTTGGGTCTACTTTTGGGGACAATTTTGTACTCTGTTATGGGGTACTTTGCATATGTTACATCTCCTGATTGGACATGGACAGAGGTTTGGAGGGCTTTCAAATACATTCCAGTACCGGTCATTGGCGAGACACACCTTATGTGGTATGGATGGATATGCTGGGCATTTGGTATAGTATTCTTTGTTGCAGTTAATCTCCTTTCAATTGCTGGTATCTCAAAGTTAACTTTTGAGCAATTGCGTGGCGATGAGTTTTACGAGGTTACAGATGCTATAAAGTATTCATTGAAACAATGGAAATCAATCATTCTTTCCCCAATAGCGCTCGCAATTTGCATTGGTGCCCTTGTACTCTTTGGTTTTGTATGTGGGCTTATTGGTAGGATACCGTATGCAGGACAACTACTTGCAGGTATATTCTTTATACCAGTTGCACTTGGTGCTCTTTTTGTGGTTTATCTATTAATTATCTTTTTGCTTTCCTTCGTTCTTGCACCATCAGTTGGAGCTACTACAGAATCCGATACATTTGATACACTGTTTGAACTATTTAGCTGCTTAAATGACCAGACATGGAGGCTTATATTATGGGAAGTATTTATTGCTTTCTGTGGTGGTGCTGGGGTATGGATACTTGGATGGCTTACAAAGAAGTCTCTCATCCTATTTCATTGGGCTGCAGGGTTATGGGCTGGAACAAGGGTGATAGCTGATGAGTCCCATAGCTGGTGGCAAATCATATGGAATAATGGACTATGGTATCTTCCTCCTTGTCCACCAATTCAGTGGCTTGAATCTATATTGGGACGTATTACACCAGTTCTACTTTATCCAACAACATGGATGCCAGTTAACTGGGCAGAGTGGATAGGTGGATTCTTGGCTGGGCTTGGATTTTATTTTCTTGCTTTCTTTGTTGTTGCTTACGGACTCAGTACATGGGGAGCGGGGCAAGCTCTTATATACACAGTGCTTGTAAAGATAAAGGATGATAAGAACTTACTTGAGAAAAAAGAAGAAGAATTTAAAGAAGAGAAAGTGGAAGAGAAAAAAGAAGAAGTAAAGGAGGAAAAACCAGCTGAAGAGAAAAAAGAGGAAGAAAAGCCGGCTGAGAAAGAAGAAAAGGAATAATTTAATTGTACCCGGGGTTTTTACCTTGATATAGAAGACCCCGGGTTTTTAATAAACGTATTGTAAAATTTTAGGTAGCTTTGCTAAAAATGAGATGGAGTAAAAGTCTTATCCCAACTTTTAAAGAACGACCAAAAAATGTAAAAAGTCTATCTCATTCTCTTTCAATAAGGGCAGGATTAATAAGGCCGTTAGTCAGTGGAGTGCATAGTTACCTTCCACTTGGATGGAGGGTATTTTTGAAAATTATTGGGATTATAAGAGAGGAGATGACCGGGATAGGAGGGCAAGAGCTGGCACTTCCATCCATATCCCCAAGTGAATTATGGGAAAAAACAGGAAGATGGGAAGAGTGGGGAAAGGAGATGTTCAAGTTTAAAGATAGACGGGGTAGAGATTTGTGTCTTATGCCAACACATGAAGAAATCATAACTGAACTTGCCCATAAACAAATACATTCCTACAAAGACTTACCCCAAATTTGGTATCAGATTCAAACCAAATTTAGAGACGAGCCAAGACCACGTGGTGGTGTACTCAGGGCAAGGGAATTTGTAATGAAAGATTCTTATTCACTTGATGCAGATGAGGAAGGACTTAAAAAGAGCTACGAACTCCACCGCGAGGCCTATGCACGTATTTTCACAAGGTGTGGACTCAGTTGTGAAATTGTAGAGGCTCCAAGTGGAGTTATGGGGGGCGGACTTTCAGAAGAGTTTATGGTACTCTCAAAATATGGTGAAGATTCAATTATGGTCTGTTCATGTAGTTATAAAGCAAATAGAGAAGTAGCAAAAATTGGTGAATCCAATACAAGTTTTCAAGATGAACCACTTACTAAAGTTTACACTCCTGTAGAAGGAAGTGTTGATAAAATATCCGAATTCCTTAGAGTCCCTAAAAATAAGCTAATGAAAAGCTTATTGTATTTCAGAAATAGTGAGCCTATTTTTATCCTACTTCGGGGAGATCATGAACTTAGCCAAGAAAAATTGAATAAATTAGGCAAAATTAGAATTGCTACTTCTCATGAGGTGAAGGATATTATAGGTACTGAACCTGGGTATGTATCTCCTATAGGGCTTTCTTTTAAAACTATAGCTGCAATCTCACTTAAAGGAGGAATGGGATTAGTTACTGGTGCAAATGAAGATTTTTATCACTTTAAAGGAGTAAATCTTAAAAGAGATTTAAAAGTAAATGAATGGATTGACCTTGAAACTCCAAATCCTGGCGACCCTTGTCCCAAATGCGGAGCTCCACTCACTTTGAAGTCAACTATTGAAGTTGGACATATCTTCAATTTAGGTACCAGATATTCTATTCAAATAGGGGCTTATTTCCTTGACAAGAAAGGAAAGAAAATGCCAATTGTTATGGGAAGTTATGGAATCGGGATAGAACGTGTGATGGCAGCTATAATTGAAACTCATCATGATAAAGATGGCATAATATGGCCCACTAAGATAGCTCCGTATCAGATTCTTATAATTCCATTAGATATGAGCAATTGTGATATAAGAGATACTGCCGAATTTATTTATTCAGAACTCAAAGATAAAGTTGAGGTTCTCATAGATGACAGAATCGAGACAGCGGGTGTAAAATTTAAGGATGCAGATCTTATTGGGATACCATTGCAAATCATAGTCGGCGAAAAGTTGATTAAAAATGGAGAGGTAGAAATAAAAAGTAGGGATAGGAAAATCCATAGGTCTATAAAAAAGGAAAAAGTAGTTGAAGAAA
This is a stretch of genomic DNA from bacterium. It encodes these proteins:
- the trpS gene encoding tryptophan--tRNA ligase; translation: MSKDAVKIKGRVLSGYRATGKIHIGNLFGALTNWVKLQDEYECFYEIADLHALTTSYNHTKDLRIRIREMAADWIASGISPEKSTIFIQSMVPEHAELHLFFSMLVPMPWLERNPTLKEMVRDLNLQNKVNYGLMGYPILQAADILAYKADVVPVGEDQLAHIELTRQIARRFNSIYGCIFPEPVSLLTEFPKVPGIDNRKMSKSLNNAILMDEDFDSIKVKVMQAFTDPLKIHKEDFGHPDGCVVFAYHKLVNSERVDEIRKDCTQGKLGCVSCKEEAAEFMDKVLNLYRERRASLKEKNLDEILEEGSRRARVIAKKTLEEVREIMNLW
- a CDS encoding proline--tRNA ligase, producing MRWSKSLIPTFKERPKNVKSLSHSLSIRAGLIRPLVSGVHSYLPLGWRVFLKIIGIIREEMTGIGGQELALPSISPSELWEKTGRWEEWGKEMFKFKDRRGRDLCLMPTHEEIITELAHKQIHSYKDLPQIWYQIQTKFRDEPRPRGGVLRAREFVMKDSYSLDADEEGLKKSYELHREAYARIFTRCGLSCEIVEAPSGVMGGGLSEEFMVLSKYGEDSIMVCSCSYKANREVAKIGESNTSFQDEPLTKVYTPVEGSVDKISEFLRVPKNKLMKSLLYFRNSEPIFILLRGDHELSQEKLNKLGKIRIATSHEVKDIIGTEPGYVSPIGLSFKTIAAISLKGGMGLVTGANEDFYHFKGVNLKRDLKVNEWIDLETPNPGDPCPKCGAPLTLKSTIEVGHIFNLGTRYSIQIGAYFLDKKGKKMPIVMGSYGIGIERVMAAIIETHHDKDGIIWPTKIAPYQILIIPLDMSNCDIRDTAEFIYSELKDKVEVLIDDRIETAGVKFKDADLIGIPLQIIVGEKLIKNGEVEIKSRDRKIHRSIKKEKVVEETLQVLNYEL